The following are encoded together in the bacterium genome:
- a CDS encoding HAMP domain-containing histidine kinase, with translation MVRWLTAGIDRAADPLRESLLYQRVRAAGRFVLAGLAVLAAGELIERPGENPAVTALQLLTALGVVVALAVLARTRRFESVVVIAVAAELWCGLGSAAIAIATGHTATSLIVLVSLAAGTAVFVPWGARPQVVVALWNSAMFALEVLVLYGALHDRSRELVALVVINLGTVFIARELQRQRHLTRVEQRRRLARERELEENAGVAAALAKVGEGLIAGLNRADLLQRLCGLAQDALGADSAQVWLLDPARAVYQPTCRSGDREEGWEEAVRLISVPADSVEVHRAAADRDGALWIPAAELAMPYRLLAAELRGLMWITLRRAAETAGVLLIAYRDAPEPGERALRIARGVAQLASMALENARLHDELRRANNLKSEFMATMSHELRTPLNVIIGYGSLLLEGAMGPLQDGQAATLQRMHDNAVQLLELINATLDVSRLESGRIPLDLAPVDLAAVLAEVEARTRDLRARAGVTCTFEVAADVGPLVTDAAKLRIILVNLVGNALKFTAAGRVSVRVGQDAGGVELVVSDTGIGIAKEVQEAVFEPFRQADASIGARFGGVGLGLFIVQRLVAALGGTIELESEVGRGSTFRIRLPGGARAFQAA, from the coding sequence ATGGTGCGCTGGCTGACCGCTGGCATCGACCGCGCGGCCGATCCGTTGCGGGAGAGCCTGCTCTACCAACGCGTGCGCGCCGCCGGGCGCTTCGTGCTGGCGGGCCTGGCGGTCCTGGCGGCCGGCGAGCTGATCGAGCGGCCGGGGGAGAATCCCGCCGTCACGGCGCTGCAGTTGCTCACCGCGCTCGGGGTGGTCGTGGCGCTGGCCGTGCTGGCGCGGACCCGCCGCTTCGAGTCCGTGGTCGTGATCGCGGTCGCTGCCGAGCTGTGGTGCGGGCTCGGCAGCGCCGCGATCGCGATCGCGACCGGGCACACGGCGACGTCGCTGATCGTGCTCGTGTCGCTGGCCGCCGGCACGGCGGTCTTCGTGCCCTGGGGGGCGCGGCCGCAGGTCGTGGTGGCGCTGTGGAACAGCGCCATGTTCGCGCTCGAGGTCCTCGTGCTGTACGGCGCGCTGCACGACCGCTCGCGCGAGCTGGTGGCGTTGGTGGTGATCAACCTCGGGACGGTGTTCATCGCGCGCGAGCTGCAGCGGCAGCGCCACCTGACGCGGGTCGAGCAGCGCCGGCGCCTGGCGCGCGAGCGCGAGCTCGAGGAGAACGCCGGCGTCGCCGCGGCGCTGGCGAAGGTGGGCGAGGGGCTCATCGCCGGCCTCAACCGCGCCGACCTGCTGCAGCGCCTGTGCGGGCTCGCCCAGGACGCCCTCGGCGCCGACAGCGCCCAGGTCTGGCTGCTCGACCCGGCGCGCGCCGTCTATCAGCCGACCTGTCGCTCCGGCGATCGCGAGGAGGGCTGGGAGGAGGCGGTGCGGCTGATCAGCGTGCCCGCGGACTCGGTCGAGGTCCACCGCGCCGCCGCCGATCGCGACGGCGCCCTGTGGATCCCCGCCGCCGAGCTGGCGATGCCGTATCGCCTGCTCGCGGCGGAGCTTCGCGGCCTCATGTGGATCACGCTGCGCCGCGCCGCCGAGACGGCCGGGGTGCTCCTCATCGCCTACCGCGACGCGCCGGAGCCGGGGGAGCGCGCGCTGCGCATCGCCCGCGGCGTCGCCCAACTCGCCTCGATGGCGCTGGAGAACGCGCGCCTGCACGACGAGTTGCGGCGCGCCAACAATCTCAAGTCGGAATTCATGGCGACGATGTCGCACGAGCTGCGCACGCCGCTGAACGTCATCATCGGCTACGGTTCGCTGCTGCTCGAGGGGGCCATGGGGCCGCTGCAGGACGGGCAGGCGGCGACCCTGCAGCGCATGCACGACAACGCCGTGCAGCTTCTCGAGCTGATCAACGCGACCCTCGACGTCAGTCGCCTGGAGAGCGGGCGCATCCCGCTCGACCTGGCGCCCGTCGACCTCGCGGCGGTGCTGGCCGAGGTGGAGGCGCGCACCCGCGATCTGCGCGCCCGGGCCGGCGTGACGTGCACCTTCGAGGTCGCCGCGGACGTCGGCCCGCTGGTCACCGACGCGGCGAAGCTGCGCATCATCCTGGTCAACCTGGTCGGCAACGCGTTGAAGTTCACCGCCGCCGGTCGGGTGTCGGTGCGCGTCGGGCAGGACGCCGGGGGCGTGGAGCTCGTCGTCAGCGACACCGGCATCGGCATCGCCAAGGAGGTGCAGGAGGCGGTCTTCGAGCCCTTTCGCCAGGCCGACGCGAGCATCGGCGCGCGCTTTGGCGGCGTCGGCCTCGGGCTGTTCATCGTCCAGCGCCTGGTGGCGGCGCTCGGCGGCACGATCGAGCTGGAGAGCGAGGTCGGCCGCGGCTCGACCTTTCGCATCCGTCTGCCGGGCGGCGCCCGGGCGTTCCAGGCGGCGTGA